One Pseudomonas tolaasii NCPPB 2192 genomic window carries:
- a CDS encoding YceI family protein translates to MLKKTLAALAIGSALLSAGTAMAADYKIDKEGQHAFIDWKISHLGYSYVHGTFKDWDGTFSWDSAKPEDSKISVDVKTASLWSNHAERDKHVASKDFLDVAKFADAKFVSTSVKSTGAKTADVTGDLTFHGVTKPVTFKATFNGEGKDPWGGERAGFNATTTLQLNDFGIKGPGPTSQTVDLDISLEGVKAK, encoded by the coding sequence ATGTTGAAAAAGACTCTCGCCGCTCTGGCTATCGGTTCCGCCCTGCTGTCCGCAGGCACCGCGATGGCCGCTGACTACAAGATCGACAAGGAAGGCCAGCACGCCTTCATCGACTGGAAAATCAGCCACCTGGGCTACAGCTACGTTCACGGTACCTTCAAGGACTGGGACGGTACTTTCAGCTGGGATTCGGCCAAGCCTGAAGACAGCAAGATTTCCGTCGACGTGAAAACCGCCAGCCTGTGGTCCAACCACGCAGAACGTGACAAGCACGTGGCCAGCAAAGACTTCCTGGACGTGGCCAAGTTTGCCGACGCCAAGTTCGTCTCCACCTCGGTTAAATCCACCGGCGCCAAAACGGCTGACGTGACCGGCGACCTGACCTTCCACGGTGTGACCAAGCCTGTGACCTTCAAGGCCACCTTCAACGGCGAAGGCAAAGACCCGTGGGGCGGCGAGCGTGCCGGCTTCAACGCTACCACCACCCTGCAGCTGAACGACTTCGGCATCAAAGGCCCGGGCCCGACGTCCCAGACGGTTGACCTGGACATCTCGCTGGAAGGCGTCAAAGCGAAGTAA
- a CDS encoding 16S rRNA (uracil(1498)-N(3))-methyltransferase, with product MRLSRFFTDTPLSIGDHELPEAQAHYISRVLRMTEGDAVQLFDGSGQEFLGSLLEVGKKRVTVQLTERFAGQTESPLHIHLGQGLSRGERMDWAIQKATELGVNEITPIFSERCEVRLKDERADKRLLHWRQVAISACEQCGRSTVPVIHPPLLLADWLKQTDADLKLVLHPVAEPMVSHAKPSRLAFLIGPEGGLTDGEVETAQGAGFHAARLGPRVLRTETAPVVALSVAQQLWGDF from the coding sequence ATGAGACTGTCCCGCTTCTTCACCGACACCCCGCTGAGCATCGGCGACCATGAGTTGCCCGAAGCCCAGGCGCACTACATCAGCCGTGTACTGCGCATGACCGAAGGCGACGCCGTGCAACTGTTCGACGGCTCCGGCCAGGAGTTTCTGGGCAGCTTGCTGGAAGTCGGCAAGAAGCGTGTCACCGTGCAACTGACCGAACGCTTTGCCGGGCAAACCGAATCACCGTTGCATATTCACCTCGGCCAGGGCCTGTCCCGGGGCGAGCGCATGGACTGGGCGATTCAGAAAGCTACCGAGCTTGGGGTCAACGAAATCACCCCGATCTTCAGCGAGCGTTGCGAAGTGCGCCTCAAGGACGAACGCGCCGACAAACGCCTGCTGCATTGGCGCCAGGTGGCGATCAGCGCCTGCGAGCAATGCGGGCGGTCAACGGTGCCGGTGATACACCCGCCGTTGCTGTTGGCCGACTGGCTCAAGCAAACCGACGCGGATTTGAAGCTGGTGCTGCACCCGGTCGCCGAGCCGATGGTGAGCCACGCCAAGCCATCCCGCCTGGCTTTCCTGATCGGCCCCGAAGGCGGGTTGACTGACGGCGAAGTCGAAACCGCTCAAGGTGCAGGCTTTCACGCCGCCCGCCTCGGCCCGCGCGTACTGCGCACTGAAACGGCGCCGGTGGTGGCGCTGTCCGTCGCCCAGCAACTTTGGGGCGACTTCTGA
- a CDS encoding nuclear transport factor 2 family protein, translating into MIDEIQAFLKDYFSVLQTQDLKAFDQVFHRGCMLYSAQNADVVVRPFDEYRTMVEGRQSPQESGFPQLDEVLLIDVMSPQMAIAKVRLRLFNNVMVDYLNLMKVEGRWMIFAKLFHKAGEISER; encoded by the coding sequence GTGATTGATGAAATCCAGGCGTTTTTGAAAGATTACTTCAGTGTTTTGCAAACTCAGGATTTAAAGGCGTTTGACCAGGTGTTTCACCGTGGCTGCATGCTTTACAGCGCACAGAATGCCGATGTGGTGGTTCGACCGTTTGACGAGTACCGAACCATGGTCGAAGGGCGTCAGTCGCCGCAGGAAAGCGGGTTTCCACAACTGGACGAAGTGCTGCTGATTGATGTGATGTCGCCGCAAATGGCCATCGCCAAAGTGCGTCTACGTTTATTCAATAACGTCATGGTCGATTATTTAAACCTGATGAAAGTTGAAGGCCGCTGGATGATCTTTGCCAAACTCTTTCACAAGGCCGGTGAAATTTCCGAACGATGA
- a CDS encoding LysR substrate-binding domain-containing protein encodes MKLPPLAALRAFEALARLGKVNLAALELHVTHSAVSHQIRSLEEYLDIALVTRHKRTLLLTEEGRVYAYQIRQALGEIAGVTEKLVAKARHPQLTLSVLPSYAMYWLLPRLQGFMSAHPGFRLKLESSMEFASFEQGLIDCAIRFGHGQWADVQCEPLMADTLIVVAAPHFNAGVLPDTAHDILHQPLLHASESWPVWLSAAGVEGQRPQASLEFTDSTQLLEAVRLGYGIALTRRSIAHSLIHRGDLVKLTDIEPAHSSRYYLVWPAGSQRSAQLNALQQWLKDEAEAFQASL; translated from the coding sequence TTGAAACTTCCTCCGCTTGCGGCACTCCGCGCCTTCGAAGCCCTGGCGCGGCTGGGCAAGGTGAACCTGGCGGCGCTTGAACTGCATGTCACTCACAGTGCCGTCAGCCATCAGATTCGCTCTCTTGAAGAGTATTTGGACATTGCGCTGGTGACGCGTCACAAGCGCACGTTGCTGCTGACGGAGGAAGGCCGGGTTTATGCCTATCAAATCCGGCAGGCACTGGGCGAAATTGCAGGGGTTACGGAGAAACTGGTGGCCAAAGCAAGGCACCCGCAGTTGACGCTTTCGGTGCTGCCCTCCTACGCCATGTATTGGTTACTCCCGCGCCTGCAAGGTTTCATGAGTGCCCACCCCGGGTTTCGGTTGAAACTGGAATCGAGCATGGAGTTCGCCAGCTTCGAGCAAGGCCTGATTGATTGCGCGATTCGTTTCGGCCATGGCCAGTGGGCTGACGTACAGTGCGAACCGCTGATGGCGGACACCCTCATCGTGGTTGCAGCTCCCCACTTCAACGCAGGCGTGCTGCCGGATACGGCGCATGACATCCTCCATCAGCCACTGCTGCACGCCAGTGAAAGCTGGCCCGTCTGGCTCAGCGCAGCCGGCGTGGAAGGCCAGCGCCCGCAGGCCTCGCTGGAATTCACCGACTCGACGCAGCTGCTCGAAGCTGTGAGGCTGGGATACGGTATCGCGCTGACTCGCCGATCCATCGCCCACTCGCTGATTCACCGCGGCGACTTGGTCAAACTGACCGATATCGAACCGGCGCACTCCTCCCGTTACTACCTGGTCTGGCCCGCCGGCAGTCAACGTTCGGCACAACTGAACGCCCTGCAGCAATGGCTCAAAGACGAGGCCGAAGCGTTTCAAGCCAGCCTGTAG
- a CDS encoding adenosylmethionine--8-amino-7-oxononanoate transaminase, whose translation MGLNNQWMQRDLAVLWHPCTQMKDHQQLPLIPIKRGEGIWLEDFEGKRYLDAVSSWWVNVFGHANPRINQRIKDQVDQLEHVILAGFSHQPVIELSERLVKMTPEGLTRCFYADNGSSCIEVALKMSFHYWLNRGLPNKKRFVTLTNSYHGETIAAMSVGDVPLFTETYKALLLDTIKVPSPDCYLRPDGMSWEEHSRNMFLAMEQTLAENHDTVAAVIIEPLIQGAGGMRMYHPVYLKLLREACDRYGVHLIHDEIAVGFGRTGSMFACEQAGIRPDFLCLSKALTGGYLPLAAVVTTDDVYDAFYDDYPTLRAFLHSHSYTGNPLACAAALATLDIFEEDNVIENNKALARRMASATAHLVDHPHVSEVRQTGMVLAIEMVQDKATKTAYPWQERRGLKVFEHALERGALLRPLGSVVYFLPPYVITPEQIDFLAEVASEGIDIATNSKVSVAVPKNFHPDFRDPG comes from the coding sequence ATGGGCTTGAATAACCAGTGGATGCAACGCGACCTCGCGGTGCTCTGGCATCCCTGCACCCAGATGAAAGACCACCAGCAACTGCCGTTGATCCCGATCAAACGCGGTGAAGGCATCTGGCTGGAAGATTTCGAAGGCAAGCGCTACCTCGACGCCGTCAGTTCCTGGTGGGTCAACGTGTTCGGCCACGCCAACCCGCGCATCAACCAGCGCATCAAGGACCAGGTCGACCAGTTGGAACACGTGATCCTCGCCGGTTTCAGCCACCAGCCGGTGATCGAGCTGTCCGAGCGCCTGGTCAAGATGACGCCCGAAGGCCTGACTCGCTGCTTCTACGCCGATAATGGCTCGTCGTGCATCGAAGTCGCGCTGAAAATGAGCTTTCATTACTGGCTCAACCGCGGCCTGCCGAACAAAAAGCGCTTTGTTACCCTGACCAACAGCTACCACGGCGAAACTATCGCCGCGATGTCGGTGGGCGATGTGCCGCTGTTTACCGAGACTTACAAGGCGCTGCTGCTCGACACCATTAAAGTGCCTAGCCCGGACTGCTACCTGCGTCCCGACGGCATGAGCTGGGAAGAACATTCGAGAAACATGTTTCTGGCCATGGAACAGACCCTGGCAGAGAACCATGACACCGTCGCCGCCGTGATCATCGAGCCGTTGATTCAGGGCGCTGGCGGCATGCGCATGTACCACCCGGTGTACCTCAAGCTGCTGCGCGAAGCCTGCGACCGCTATGGCGTGCACCTGATCCACGACGAAATCGCCGTAGGCTTCGGCCGCACCGGCAGCATGTTCGCCTGTGAACAGGCCGGCATCCGCCCGGACTTCCTCTGCCTGTCCAAGGCCCTGACTGGCGGCTACCTGCCACTGGCTGCCGTGGTCACCACCGACGACGTCTACGACGCCTTCTACGACGACTACCCGACCCTGCGCGCCTTCCTGCATTCCCACAGCTACACCGGCAACCCGCTGGCATGTGCGGCGGCGCTGGCGACGCTGGATATTTTCGAAGAAGACAACGTCATCGAGAACAACAAGGCCCTGGCCCGGCGCATGGCCAGTGCCACCGCACACCTGGTGGACCACCCCCATGTGTCCGAGGTGCGCCAGACCGGCATGGTGCTGGCCATCGAAATGGTGCAGGACAAAGCCACCAAAACCGCCTACCCGTGGCAGGAGCGCCGCGGCTTGAAGGTGTTCGAGCATGCCCTCGAACGAGGCGCGCTGTTGCGCCCGCTGGGCAGCGTGGTGTACTTCCTGCCGCCCTATGTGATCACGCCGGAGCAGATCGACTTCCTGGCTGAAGTGGCCAGTGAAGGCATCGACATCGCCACCAACAGCAAAGTCAGCGTGGCAGTCCCGAAAAACTTCCACCCCGACTTCCGCGATCCGGGCTAA
- the trhA gene encoding PAQR family membrane homeostasis protein TrhA, whose amino-acid sequence MYHGERFNAWSHLLGAVAACIGAVWMLVVASLDGSPWKIVSVAIYGFTLMVLYSASTVYHSVRGRRKEIMQKVDHFSIYLLIAGSYTPFCLVTLRGPWGWTLFGIVWGLAVIGILQEIKPRSEARILSIVIYAVMGWIVLVAVKPLLAALGTAGFVWLASGGVLYTVGIIFFALEDRLRHSHGIWHLFVIGGSLLHFVAIMHYVL is encoded by the coding sequence ATGTATCACGGGGAACGATTCAACGCCTGGAGCCATTTGCTCGGGGCGGTTGCGGCCTGCATCGGGGCTGTGTGGATGTTGGTGGTGGCGAGCCTGGACGGCAGCCCCTGGAAGATTGTCAGCGTGGCGATTTATGGCTTTACGTTGATGGTGCTGTACAGCGCATCCACCGTGTACCACAGCGTGCGCGGGCGGCGGAAAGAGATCATGCAAAAGGTTGATCACTTTTCAATCTACCTATTGATTGCCGGCAGCTACACGCCGTTTTGCCTGGTAACGCTGCGCGGCCCCTGGGGCTGGACGCTGTTCGGCATCGTCTGGGGGCTGGCGGTGATCGGCATTTTGCAGGAGATCAAGCCGCGCTCAGAGGCGCGGATTCTGTCCATTGTGATTTATGCGGTGATGGGCTGGATCGTGCTGGTGGCGGTCAAGCCGCTGCTCGCCGCGCTGGGCACGGCGGGGTTTGTGTGGCTGGCGTCGGGCGGGGTGTTGTACACCGTCGGCATTATCTTCTTCGCCCTGGAAGATCGGCTGCGGCATTCCCACGGGATCTGGCACTTGTTCGTGATCGGCGGCAGCCTGCTGCACTTTGTGGCGATCATGCATTACGTGCTGTGA
- a CDS encoding DEAD/DEAH box helicase, translating to MSFASLGLSEALVRAIEAAGYTEPTPVQQRAIPAVLQGRDLMVAAQTGTGKTGGFALPILERLFPNGHPDKSQRHGPRQPRVLVLTPTRELAAQVHDSFKLYARDLKFVSACIFGGVGMNPQVQAMSRGVDVLVACPGRLLDLCGQGSVDLSHVEILVLDEADRMLDMGFVHDVKKVLARLPAKRQNLLFSATFSQDITALAGKLLHNPERIEVTPPNTTVERIEQRVFRLAASHKRALLAHLITAGAWEQVLVFTRTKHGANRLAEYLDKHGLTAVAIHGNKSQNARTKALADFKAGTVRILVATDIAARGLDIDQLPHVVNFELPNVDEDYVHRIGRTGRAGRSGEAISLVAPDEEKLLKSIERMTKQKIADGDLMGFDASAVEAEKPEARERPDVRNPRNPRGPKGDGPNGGGGGGGRRDKGKDKGGKEKAPTNGRGERPAREQKPREGTPAREQRQPSQPPRAAADRAPDEFLDDDIDNFGNRVDYVPQAKPAQGRGRRPGAPAQGAGAGAPSGGQPQGGRQNGPRNSSGGTTGTPPAKRNGPRNGAPRDGQARREDSRNRRPNRDDQQRSSEPAVQNPRGGPAPKIIHKESKADRFPTPEQLDQLPGRPRGEKPALLTRNR from the coding sequence TACCGAGCCTACTCCGGTGCAACAGCGGGCCATTCCCGCCGTGTTGCAAGGTCGCGACCTGATGGTTGCGGCTCAGACAGGTACTGGTAAAACCGGCGGCTTCGCCCTCCCGATCCTGGAGCGGTTGTTCCCCAACGGTCACCCGGACAAATCCCAGCGTCACGGCCCGCGCCAACCGCGCGTACTGGTCCTGACCCCTACCCGCGAACTCGCCGCGCAAGTGCATGACAGCTTCAAGCTGTATGCCCGCGACCTGAAGTTCGTCAGCGCCTGCATCTTCGGCGGCGTCGGCATGAACCCGCAGGTTCAGGCCATGTCCCGTGGTGTGGACGTGCTGGTAGCGTGCCCGGGGCGTTTGCTCGACCTGTGCGGCCAAGGCAGCGTCGACCTGTCCCACGTGGAAATCCTCGTGCTGGACGAAGCCGACCGCATGCTCGACATGGGCTTTGTCCATGACGTGAAAAAGGTCCTCGCCCGCCTGCCGGCCAAACGTCAGAACCTGCTGTTCTCGGCCACGTTCTCCCAGGACATCACGGCCCTGGCCGGCAAACTGCTGCATAACCCGGAACGCATCGAAGTCACGCCGCCGAACACCACGGTCGAGCGCATCGAGCAACGCGTCTTCCGCCTGGCCGCCAGCCACAAGCGTGCGCTGCTGGCCCACCTGATCACCGCTGGCGCGTGGGAACAGGTGCTGGTGTTCACCCGCACCAAGCACGGCGCCAACCGCCTGGCCGAGTACCTGGACAAGCACGGCCTCACCGCCGTCGCCATCCACGGCAACAAGAGCCAGAACGCGCGCACCAAAGCCCTGGCCGACTTCAAGGCCGGCACCGTGCGCATTCTGGTCGCCACCGATATCGCCGCGCGCGGTCTGGATATCGACCAGTTGCCCCACGTGGTCAACTTCGAGCTGCCGAACGTCGATGAAGACTACGTGCACCGTATCGGCCGTACCGGCCGCGCCGGTCGTTCGGGTGAAGCCATCTCCCTGGTGGCGCCGGACGAAGAAAAACTGCTGAAAAGCATCGAGCGCATGACCAAGCAGAAAATCGCCGACGGCGACCTGATGGGCTTCGATGCCAGCGCCGTGGAGGCTGAAAAGCCGGAAGCGCGTGAACGCCCGGACGTTCGCAACCCACGCAACCCACGCGGTCCGAAGGGCGATGGCCCGAACGGCGGCGGTGGTGGCGGTGGTCGTCGCGACAAGGGCAAAGACAAGGGCGGCAAGGAAAAGGCGCCAACCAACGGCCGTGGCGAACGCCCGGCCCGCGAGCAAAAACCTCGTGAAGGCACGCCGGCCCGCGAACAGCGCCAACCGAGCCAGCCGCCGCGCGCGGCCGCCGACCGTGCGCCGGACGAGTTCCTGGACGACGATATCGACAACTTCGGCAACCGTGTCGACTACGTGCCCCAAGCCAAACCGGCCCAGGGCCGTGGTCGCCGCCCAGGTGCTCCGGCACAGGGCGCTGGCGCAGGTGCTCCAAGCGGCGGCCAACCCCAGGGCGGTCGTCAGAACGGCCCGCGTAACAGCAGCGGCGGCACCACCGGTACGCCACCTGCCAAGCGCAATGGCCCGCGCAATGGCGCCCCGCGTGACGGTCAGGCGCGTCGCGAAGACTCGCGCAACCGCCGCCCGAACCGTGACGACCAGCAACGCTCGTCCGAACCGGCCGTACAGAACCCGCGTGGCGGCCCGGCGCCGAAGATCATCCACAAGGAGTCGAAAGCCGACCGCTTCCCGACACCCGAGCAGTTGGACCAACTGCCAGGCCGTCCTCGTGGTGAGAAACCGGCGCTGCTGACCCGCAACCGCTGA
- a CDS encoding cytochrome b encodes MQLRNSKARYGWVSMVLHWGVALVVFGLFALGLWMVGLDYYDAWRKDAPDLHRSIGITLFAVMLVRIVWRLVSPPPPPLASYSRLTRIGAAFGHAFLYLALFAVMIAGYLISTADGVGISVFGLFEIPAVISGLPDQADNAGLVHLYLAWVLVVFAGLHGVAALKHHFIDRDATLTRMLGRKA; translated from the coding sequence ATGCAGCTACGTAATTCAAAGGCCCGCTATGGTTGGGTCAGCATGGTTTTGCACTGGGGCGTTGCCCTGGTGGTGTTTGGTTTGTTCGCGCTGGGCCTGTGGATGGTCGGTCTCGACTACTACGACGCCTGGCGCAAAGACGCGCCCGACCTGCACAGGAGCATCGGCATCACGCTGTTCGCCGTCATGCTGGTGCGCATTGTCTGGCGCCTGGTCAGCCCGCCACCTCCACCGCTGGCCAGCTACAGTCGTTTGACCCGTATTGGCGCTGCATTTGGCCACGCTTTCCTTTATCTGGCGCTGTTTGCCGTGATGATTGCCGGGTACCTGATTTCCACCGCAGACGGTGTCGGTATTTCGGTGTTTGGCCTGTTTGAGATTCCTGCTGTGATTTCCGGTCTACCGGATCAGGCAGACAACGCCGGCCTGGTGCATTTGTACCTCGCCTGGGTACTGGTGGTCTTCGCCGGCTTGCACGGCGTGGCTGCGTTGAAACACCACTTTATCGATCGTGACGCGACCCTGACGCGAATGCTGGGGCGCAAAGCCTGA